From the genome of Sander lucioperca isolate FBNREF2018 chromosome 1, SLUC_FBN_1.2, whole genome shotgun sequence, one region includes:
- the pax8 gene encoding paired box protein Pax-8 isoform X2 has protein sequence MSNNAGRGGMFVNGRPLPEVIRQRIVDMAHQGVRPCDISRQLRVSHGCVSKILGRYYETGSIKPGVIGGSKPKVATPKVVDKIADYKRQNPTMFAWEIRDRLLAEGVCDSDTVPSVSSINRIIRTKVQQPFNLPLDGKGLSPGQTLIPSSAVTPPESPHSDSLGSTYSISGLLGIPQPSAEGKRSHDDSDQESCRLSVDSQGSGGVPRKQMRVDHFSTTQHLDCGFDRHHYPPDSFGSASSSKTEQTLYPLSLINGSLDEAKTSLSTSSSAIGRNLTAHQSYAMVTEPLQSLPLCLKQEMSPEVTSTSPSPNMAASNLAFVELQALQKPVSVSSSCSNSNHFPNTFNSFSHHAPVYGQFSSQSIISGRDMVSSTLPGYPPHIPSPAQSGYSTSAITGMVAAGTDYSGQTYSHSPYTSYSEAWRFTNSSILGSPYYYSTASRTAPPSAAAYDHH, from the exons GTGGAATGTTTGTTAATGGACGTCCACTTCCGGAGGTAATCCGGCAACGCATCGTGGACATGGCCCACCAGGGGGTTCGGCCCTGTGACATCTCCCGGCAGCTCCGAGTCAGCCACGGCTGCGTCAGCAAGATCCTGGGACG TTACTACGAGACAGGCAGCATCAAGCCTGGCGTGATCGGGGGCTCCAAGCCCAAGGTGGCCACACCAAAGGTTGTGGATAAAATCGCAGATTACAAGAGGCAGAATCCCACCATGTTCGCCTGGGAAATCAGGGACAGACTGCTGGCGGAGGGAGTGTGTGACAGCGACACAGTGCCCAGCGTGAGCTCCATTAACAG AATAATTCGAACAAAGGTCCAGCAGCCATTCAATCTGCCTCTGGATGGAAAAGGCCTGAGTCCAGGGCAAACCTTAA TCCCGAGTTCAGCAGTCACCCCTCCCGAGTCTCCACATTCAGACTCTTTGGGCTCCACCTACTCCATCAGTGGCTTGTTGGGTATCCCCCAACCCAGCGCCGAGGGCAAGAGGAGCCACGATGACA gTGATCAGGAGAGTTGTCGGCTCAGTGTGGACTCTCAGGGCAGCGGAGGCGTCCCGAGGAAACAGATGAGAGTGGATCACTTCTCAACCACGCAACATCTGGACTGTGGGTTTGATCGTCACCACTATCCCCCGGACTCATTCGGCTCTGCCTCCAGCAGTAAGACAGAGCAG ACTTTGTACCCGCTGTCCCTCATTAATGGCAGCCTAGACGAAGCTAAGACCAGCCTCTCAACATCCAGCTCCGCCATTGGACGGAATCTGACGGCACACCAGAGCTACGCCATGGTGACTG AGCCCCTACAGTCCCTGCCGCTCTGTCTAAAACAGGAAATGTCCCCAGAAGTGACCagcacgagcccctccccaaaCATGGCAGCGTCCAACCTGGCGTTCGTGGAGCTGCAGGCGCTGCAGAAGCCCGTTTctgtcagcagcagctgcagcaactccaacCATTTCCCCAACACCTTCAACTCATTCTCCCATCATGCACCGGTGTACGGGCAGTTCAGCAGTCAGTCTATCATCTCAG GCCGTGACATGGTGAGCTCCACCCTGCCTGGCTACCCACCTCACATCCCCTCCCCTGCCCAGTCAGGATACTCCACCTCTGCCATCACGGGCATGGTAGCAG CAGGCACAGATTATTCGGGTCAGACCTACAGCCATTCGCCCTACACCTCCTACAGTGAAGCCTGGAGGTTCACCAACTCCAGCATACTGG GTTCACCCTATTATTACAGCACGGCCTCCCGCACCGCCCCACCGTCTGCAGCCGCCTACGACCACCATTAG
- the pax8 gene encoding paired box protein Pax-8 isoform X3, with the protein MFVNGRPLPEVIRQRIVDMAHQGVRPCDISRQLRVSHGCVSKILGRYYETGSIKPGVIGGSKPKVATPKVVDKIADYKRQNPTMFAWEIRDRLLAEGVCDSDTVPSVSSINRIIRTKVQQPFNLPLDGKGLSPGQTLIPSSAVTPPESPHSDSLGSTYSISGLLGIPQPSAEGKRSHDDSDQESCRLSVDSQGSGGVPRKQMRVDHFSTTQHLDCGFDRHHYPPDSFGSASSSKTEQTLYPLSLINGSLDEAKTSLSTSSSAIGRNLTAHQSYAMVTEPLQSLPLCLKQEMSPEVTSTSPSPNMAASNLAFVELQALQKPVSVSSSCSNSNHFPNTFNSFSHHAPVYGQFSSQSIISGRDMVSSTLPGYPPHIPSPAQSGYSTSAITGMVAAGTDYSGQTYSHSPYTSYSEAWRFTNSSILGSPYYYSTASRTAPPSAAAYDHH; encoded by the exons ATGTTTGTTAATGGACGTCCACTTCCGGAGGTAATCCGGCAACGCATCGTGGACATGGCCCACCAGGGGGTTCGGCCCTGTGACATCTCCCGGCAGCTCCGAGTCAGCCACGGCTGCGTCAGCAAGATCCTGGGACG TTACTACGAGACAGGCAGCATCAAGCCTGGCGTGATCGGGGGCTCCAAGCCCAAGGTGGCCACACCAAAGGTTGTGGATAAAATCGCAGATTACAAGAGGCAGAATCCCACCATGTTCGCCTGGGAAATCAGGGACAGACTGCTGGCGGAGGGAGTGTGTGACAGCGACACAGTGCCCAGCGTGAGCTCCATTAACAG AATAATTCGAACAAAGGTCCAGCAGCCATTCAATCTGCCTCTGGATGGAAAAGGCCTGAGTCCAGGGCAAACCTTAA TCCCGAGTTCAGCAGTCACCCCTCCCGAGTCTCCACATTCAGACTCTTTGGGCTCCACCTACTCCATCAGTGGCTTGTTGGGTATCCCCCAACCCAGCGCCGAGGGCAAGAGGAGCCACGATGACA gTGATCAGGAGAGTTGTCGGCTCAGTGTGGACTCTCAGGGCAGCGGAGGCGTCCCGAGGAAACAGATGAGAGTGGATCACTTCTCAACCACGCAACATCTGGACTGTGGGTTTGATCGTCACCACTATCCCCCGGACTCATTCGGCTCTGCCTCCAGCAGTAAGACAGAGCAG ACTTTGTACCCGCTGTCCCTCATTAATGGCAGCCTAGACGAAGCTAAGACCAGCCTCTCAACATCCAGCTCCGCCATTGGACGGAATCTGACGGCACACCAGAGCTACGCCATGGTGACTG AGCCCCTACAGTCCCTGCCGCTCTGTCTAAAACAGGAAATGTCCCCAGAAGTGACCagcacgagcccctccccaaaCATGGCAGCGTCCAACCTGGCGTTCGTGGAGCTGCAGGCGCTGCAGAAGCCCGTTTctgtcagcagcagctgcagcaactccaacCATTTCCCCAACACCTTCAACTCATTCTCCCATCATGCACCGGTGTACGGGCAGTTCAGCAGTCAGTCTATCATCTCAG GCCGTGACATGGTGAGCTCCACCCTGCCTGGCTACCCACCTCACATCCCCTCCCCTGCCCAGTCAGGATACTCCACCTCTGCCATCACGGGCATGGTAGCAG CAGGCACAGATTATTCGGGTCAGACCTACAGCCATTCGCCCTACACCTCCTACAGTGAAGCCTGGAGGTTCACCAACTCCAGCATACTGG GTTCACCCTATTATTACAGCACGGCCTCCCGCACCGCCCCACCGTCTGCAGCCGCCTACGACCACCATTAG
- the pax8 gene encoding paired box protein Pax-8 isoform X1, translating into MSNNAGRGHGGLNQLGGMFVNGRPLPEVIRQRIVDMAHQGVRPCDISRQLRVSHGCVSKILGRYYETGSIKPGVIGGSKPKVATPKVVDKIADYKRQNPTMFAWEIRDRLLAEGVCDSDTVPSVSSINRIIRTKVQQPFNLPLDGKGLSPGQTLIPSSAVTPPESPHSDSLGSTYSISGLLGIPQPSAEGKRSHDDSDQESCRLSVDSQGSGGVPRKQMRVDHFSTTQHLDCGFDRHHYPPDSFGSASSSKTEQTLYPLSLINGSLDEAKTSLSTSSSAIGRNLTAHQSYAMVTEPLQSLPLCLKQEMSPEVTSTSPSPNMAASNLAFVELQALQKPVSVSSSCSNSNHFPNTFNSFSHHAPVYGQFSSQSIISGRDMVSSTLPGYPPHIPSPAQSGYSTSAITGMVAAGTDYSGQTYSHSPYTSYSEAWRFTNSSILGSPYYYSTASRTAPPSAAAYDHH; encoded by the exons GTCATGGGGGTCTTAACCAACTAGGTGGAATGTTTGTTAATGGACGTCCACTTCCGGAGGTAATCCGGCAACGCATCGTGGACATGGCCCACCAGGGGGTTCGGCCCTGTGACATCTCCCGGCAGCTCCGAGTCAGCCACGGCTGCGTCAGCAAGATCCTGGGACG TTACTACGAGACAGGCAGCATCAAGCCTGGCGTGATCGGGGGCTCCAAGCCCAAGGTGGCCACACCAAAGGTTGTGGATAAAATCGCAGATTACAAGAGGCAGAATCCCACCATGTTCGCCTGGGAAATCAGGGACAGACTGCTGGCGGAGGGAGTGTGTGACAGCGACACAGTGCCCAGCGTGAGCTCCATTAACAG AATAATTCGAACAAAGGTCCAGCAGCCATTCAATCTGCCTCTGGATGGAAAAGGCCTGAGTCCAGGGCAAACCTTAA TCCCGAGTTCAGCAGTCACCCCTCCCGAGTCTCCACATTCAGACTCTTTGGGCTCCACCTACTCCATCAGTGGCTTGTTGGGTATCCCCCAACCCAGCGCCGAGGGCAAGAGGAGCCACGATGACA gTGATCAGGAGAGTTGTCGGCTCAGTGTGGACTCTCAGGGCAGCGGAGGCGTCCCGAGGAAACAGATGAGAGTGGATCACTTCTCAACCACGCAACATCTGGACTGTGGGTTTGATCGTCACCACTATCCCCCGGACTCATTCGGCTCTGCCTCCAGCAGTAAGACAGAGCAG ACTTTGTACCCGCTGTCCCTCATTAATGGCAGCCTAGACGAAGCTAAGACCAGCCTCTCAACATCCAGCTCCGCCATTGGACGGAATCTGACGGCACACCAGAGCTACGCCATGGTGACTG AGCCCCTACAGTCCCTGCCGCTCTGTCTAAAACAGGAAATGTCCCCAGAAGTGACCagcacgagcccctccccaaaCATGGCAGCGTCCAACCTGGCGTTCGTGGAGCTGCAGGCGCTGCAGAAGCCCGTTTctgtcagcagcagctgcagcaactccaacCATTTCCCCAACACCTTCAACTCATTCTCCCATCATGCACCGGTGTACGGGCAGTTCAGCAGTCAGTCTATCATCTCAG GCCGTGACATGGTGAGCTCCACCCTGCCTGGCTACCCACCTCACATCCCCTCCCCTGCCCAGTCAGGATACTCCACCTCTGCCATCACGGGCATGGTAGCAG CAGGCACAGATTATTCGGGTCAGACCTACAGCCATTCGCCCTACACCTCCTACAGTGAAGCCTGGAGGTTCACCAACTCCAGCATACTGG GTTCACCCTATTATTACAGCACGGCCTCCCGCACCGCCCCACCGTCTGCAGCCGCCTACGACCACCATTAG
- the pax8 gene encoding paired box protein Pax-8 isoform X4, which translates to MSNNAGRGHGGLNQLGGMFVNGRPLPEVIRQRIVDMAHQGVRPCDISRQLRVSHGCVSKILGRYYETGSIKPGVIGGSKPKVATPKVVDKIADYKRQNPTMFAWEIRDRLLAEGVCDSDTVPSVSSINRIIRTKVQQPFNLPLDGKGLSPGQTLIPSSAVTPPESPHSDSLGSTYSISGLLGIPQPSAEGKRSHDDSDQESCRLSVDSQGSGGVPRKQMRVDHFSTTQHLDCGFDRHHYPPDSFGSASSSKTEQTLYPLSLINGSLDEAKTSLSTSSSAIGRNLTAHQSYAMVTGRDMVSSTLPGYPPHIPSPAQSGYSTSAITGMVAAGTDYSGQTYSHSPYTSYSEAWRFTNSSILGSPYYYSTASRTAPPSAAAYDHH; encoded by the exons GTCATGGGGGTCTTAACCAACTAGGTGGAATGTTTGTTAATGGACGTCCACTTCCGGAGGTAATCCGGCAACGCATCGTGGACATGGCCCACCAGGGGGTTCGGCCCTGTGACATCTCCCGGCAGCTCCGAGTCAGCCACGGCTGCGTCAGCAAGATCCTGGGACG TTACTACGAGACAGGCAGCATCAAGCCTGGCGTGATCGGGGGCTCCAAGCCCAAGGTGGCCACACCAAAGGTTGTGGATAAAATCGCAGATTACAAGAGGCAGAATCCCACCATGTTCGCCTGGGAAATCAGGGACAGACTGCTGGCGGAGGGAGTGTGTGACAGCGACACAGTGCCCAGCGTGAGCTCCATTAACAG AATAATTCGAACAAAGGTCCAGCAGCCATTCAATCTGCCTCTGGATGGAAAAGGCCTGAGTCCAGGGCAAACCTTAA TCCCGAGTTCAGCAGTCACCCCTCCCGAGTCTCCACATTCAGACTCTTTGGGCTCCACCTACTCCATCAGTGGCTTGTTGGGTATCCCCCAACCCAGCGCCGAGGGCAAGAGGAGCCACGATGACA gTGATCAGGAGAGTTGTCGGCTCAGTGTGGACTCTCAGGGCAGCGGAGGCGTCCCGAGGAAACAGATGAGAGTGGATCACTTCTCAACCACGCAACATCTGGACTGTGGGTTTGATCGTCACCACTATCCCCCGGACTCATTCGGCTCTGCCTCCAGCAGTAAGACAGAGCAG ACTTTGTACCCGCTGTCCCTCATTAATGGCAGCCTAGACGAAGCTAAGACCAGCCTCTCAACATCCAGCTCCGCCATTGGACGGAATCTGACGGCACACCAGAGCTACGCCATGGTGACTG GCCGTGACATGGTGAGCTCCACCCTGCCTGGCTACCCACCTCACATCCCCTCCCCTGCCCAGTCAGGATACTCCACCTCTGCCATCACGGGCATGGTAGCAG CAGGCACAGATTATTCGGGTCAGACCTACAGCCATTCGCCCTACACCTCCTACAGTGAAGCCTGGAGGTTCACCAACTCCAGCATACTGG GTTCACCCTATTATTACAGCACGGCCTCCCGCACCGCCCCACCGTCTGCAGCCGCCTACGACCACCATTAG